The following proteins come from a genomic window of Lolium rigidum isolate FL_2022 chromosome 5, APGP_CSIRO_Lrig_0.1, whole genome shotgun sequence:
- the LOC124651507 gene encoding transmembrane 9 superfamily member 8-like has translation MRAPAMLRCALAAAALAALLSAAPAAGFYLPGVAPTDLAKGDELMVKVNKLTSIKTQLPYTYYSLPFCKPSTIVDSSENLGEVLRGDRIENSPYAFQMREPKMCQIVCKLTVTEKEAKELKEKIEDEYRVNMVLDNLPLVVPVQRQDKNTIAYQGGYHVGVKGQYSGSKEEKHFIHNHLSFLVKYHKDEESELSRIVGFEVKPFSIKHQFDGKWNDANTRLSTCDPHDSKFVINSETPQEVEVGKDIIFTYDVRFEESEVKWASRWDTYLLMSDDQIHWFSIVNSLMIVLFLSGMVAMIMMRTLYRDISRYNQLETQEEAQEETGWKLVHGDVFRPPVNSDLLCVYVGTGVQFFGMLLVTMIFAVLGFLSPSNRGGLMTAMLLVWVLMGLLAGYSSSRLYKMFKGSEWKQITLRTAFLFPGIAFVIFFILNALIWGEKSSGAVPFTTMFALVLLWFGISVPLVFVGSYLGFKKPAMEPPVKTNKIPRQIPEQAWYMNPLFTILIGGILPFGAVFIELFFILTSIWLHQFYYIFGFLFLVFVILIITCAEITVVLCYFQLCSEDYNWWWRSYLTSGSSALYLFLYAGFYFYTKLQISKLVSGILYFGYMLLASFSFFVLTGTIGFCACFWFTRLIYSSVKID, from the exons ATGCGggcgccggcgatgctccggtgtgccctcgccgcggcggcgctcgcggcgctcctctcggccgcgcccgccgccggGTTCTACCTCCCCGGCGTCGCCCCGACCGACCTCGCCAAG GGGGATGAACTAATGGTGAAGGTGAACAAGCTGACATCAATCAAGACTCAGCTTCCCTACACGTACTACTCCCTTCCTTTCTGCAAGCCCAGTACCATAGTTGACAGCTCTGAAAATCTTGGTGAGGTTCTTCGTGGTGATCGGATTGAGAACTCCCCTTATGCG TTCCAAATGAGGGAGCCCAAGATGTGCCAGATTGTATGCAAACTAACTGTTACCGAGAAAGAAGCGAAGGAGCTCAAGGAAAAGATTGAGGATGAGTACCGTGTGAACAT GGTTCTTGACAATCTGCCACTAGTTGTTCCAGTTCAAAGGCAAGATAAGAACACCATCGCTTATCAAGGTGGATATCATGTTGGCGTCAAGGGCCAGTATTCTGGA AGCAAGGAGGAGAAGCACTTCATCCACAACCATCTATCGTTTTTAGTGAAGTACCACAAGGATGAGGAATCCGAACTTTCTAGGATAGTCGGATTTGAGGTCAAACCATTCAG CATCAAGCATCAGTTTGATGGGAAATGGAATGATGCAAACACTCGTTTGAGCACTTGTGATCCTCATGATAGCAAGTTTGTGATAAATTCTGAAACTCCTCAGGAGGTTGAGGTTGGCAAAGATATCATATTCACTTATGATGTTCGCTTTGAG GAGAGTGAAGTCAAGTGGGCATCCCGGTGGGACACCTATCTGTTGATGTCTGATGATCAGATTCACTGGTTTTCTATTGTGAACTCTCTCATGATTGTGCTTTTCCTATCCGGTATGGTGGCCATGATCATGATGCGCACCCTGTATAGAGATATATCTCGATACAACCAGCTTGAAACTCAAGAGGAGGCACAGGAGGAAACTGGCTGGAAGCTTGTTCATGGAGATGTTTTCCGCCCTCCAGTTAACTCTGATCTGCTCTGCGTTTATGTTGGCACCGGAGTTCAGTTCTTTGGCATGCTGCTAGTTACAATGATCTTTGCTGTTCTAGGTTTCCTCTCTCCATCAAACAGGGGAGGACTAATGACTGCAATGCTTCTTGTCTGGGTCCTGATGGGGCTGCTTGCTGGTTATTCTTCTTCACGTCTCTACAAGATGTTCAAGGGTTCAGAGTGGAAGCAGATAACCCTGCGCACGGCTTTCCTATTCCCAGGGATTGCTTTCGTCATTTTCTTCATCTTGAACGCCCTTATCTGGGGGGAGAAGTCATCTGGAGCTGTTCCATTCACCACCATGTTTGCCTTGGTCCTCCTTTGGTTTGGCATCTCAGTGCCCCTTGTGTTTGTCGGGAGCTATCTTGGGTTCAAGAAACCCGCCATGGAGCCTCCAGTGAAAACCAACAAGATCCCACGACAGATCCCCGAGCAGGCCTGGTACATGAACCCGCTCTTCACCATTCTGATCGGTGGCATCCTACCGTTTGGCGCGGTCTTCATCGAGCTCTTTTTCATCCTCACCTCCATCTGGCTACACCAGTTCTACTACATCTTCGGCTTCCTCTTCCTGGTCttcgtcatcctcatcatcacctgTGCCGAGATCACAGTCGTGCTCTGCTACTTCCAGCTGTGCAGCGAGGACTACAACTGGTGGTGGAGGTCCTACCTCACCTCAGGGTCCTCTGCGCTGTACCTCTTCCTGTACGCAGGATTCTACTTCTACACGAAGCTGCAGATCAGCAAGCTGGTGTCGGGCATCCTGTACTTTGGGTACATGCTGCtcgcctccttctccttcttcgtgcTCACTGGGACTATCGGCTTCTGCGCCTGCTTCTGGTTCACAAGGCTGATCTACTCGTCCGTGAAGATTGATTAG
- the LOC124657582 gene encoding uncharacterized protein LOC124657582, whose product MDFPLDPVSSLPICDACPAEVAVLSLHGDDSASSYAGPAAAGASVIGDLADGASVGDVGSVMGGADGPDSAQSTGIDNPQSAGWTKRQQVQLNFTLLDQGGMRALDQITFSQQLQLDFTT is encoded by the exons ATGGATTTCCCTCTGGATCCGGTGAGCAG TCTACCAATCTGTGATGCATGCCCAGCGGAGGTAGCCGTCTTGAGCTTGCATGGGGACGACTCTGCCAGCAGCTACGCTGGCCCCGCGGCGGCCGGTGCATCGGTGATTGGGGATCTCGCAGACGGAGCTAGTGTCGGAGATGTCGGCAGCGTGATGGGAGGCGCTGATGGCCCTGATTCCGCGCAGTCAACCGGTATCGACAATCCCCAGTCTGCTGGGTGGACGAAGAG GCAACAGGTACAGCTCAATTTCACCTTACTTGATCAGGGAGGAATGCGAGCACTTGATCAGATAACATTCAGTCAACAGCTACAGCTCGATTTCACCACTTGA
- the LOC124657583 gene encoding mavicyanin-like has product MASSRLLLAVAVVAGCAAGLCGATDHIVGANRGWNPNINYTLWSGNHTFVVGDLISFRYQKGTHNVFEVNQTGYDNCTMDGLAGNWTSGKDFIPLNERRRYFFICGNGFCQAGMKVAVTVHPGALVGTEMPMVPPGPDSAASAAAATTSFTAPAWLAVAALAVVIAAVA; this is encoded by the exons ATGGCGTCGTCCAGGCTGCTGCTGGCCGTCGCCGTGGTGGCCGGCTGCGCGGCAGGGCTCTGCGGCGCGACGGACCACATCGTGGGGGCCAACCGCGGGTGGAACCCCAACATCAACTACACGCTCTGGTCCGGCAACCACACCTTCGTCGTCGGCGACCTCATCT CGTTCCGGTACCAGAAGGGGACGCACAACGTGTTCGAGGTGAACCAGACGGGGTACGACAACTGCACCATGGACGGGCTCGCCGGCAACTGGACCTCCGGCAAGGACTTCATCCCGCTCAACGAGCGCCGCCGCTACTTCTTCATCTGCGGCAACGGCTTCTGCCAGGCCGGCATGAAGGTCGCCGTCACCGTGCACCCCGGCGCGCTCGTGGGCACGGAGATGCCGATGGTGCCGCCGGGGCCCGACTCCGCTgcttctgccgccgccgccaccacctcatTCACCGCTCCCGCCTGGCTGGCGGTCGCGGCGCTGGCCGTTGTCATTGCTGCCGTCGCTTGA